DNA from Prosthecobacter debontii:
TCTGGCCCGTAGAGTCCACATAGTCGAAACGTTCCTTGAAAGTCTGGAGATGATTCGCTTCAAACACCCGTGAGCTCACGTCAGGTCCACGACCCGAGCCATCCAGGTGATAGCTGCGGCCCAGCACCCCAACGAAGTAGCCCGCCTCCTTTTTCAGGATCTCTGGATAAGTGATCTCATCCCTGGGCAAAGGTGAGCTGAACCGGGTGATCCGACAGGCGACTGGAGAACGCCCCGTGAGAAAGGTGGCACGCGAAGGCACACACTGGGGAGCACCCGTGAACATGCGGCGGAACTTCATGCCCTCAGCGGCGAAGCGATCCAGGTTCGGCGTCTTCATCTCGCTCTGTCCATAGCAGCCCACGAAAGGGTAACTGTGATCATCACTGAGGATGAAGACAATGTTCGGCAGGGGCTGAGATTCATCCGCACGCGTAGGCATGCTGGCGATGACAGCCGTCAGACTAGCCAGGACAAGGAGGGATGACAAACGCATATGGCCCCTGTGAACGCAGGTCAGGCTTCTGCATTTGCGAGAAAAGCACAGCATTTGTATTTTGTGGCAACGCATGCTGACCTCTCTTTCTCCCACCTTCCCCCTGGTGCCACTCAAGGCTGCCGTGGCGGAGTTGGCTGCCCATGGGGTCTTCGTGGGCACTTCCTCCTGGAAATACCCGGGCTGGCTCGGGCTTCTGTATGATGAGCAGCGTTACATCCACCGGGGTCGGTTCTCCGAAAGCCGCTTTCAGAAAGATTGCCTGGAGGAGTATGCTCAAGTCTTCCGCACCGTCTGTGTGGATGCAGGATACTACCAGTTTCCCTCCCCGCAATTCATCAACGACCTATGCAGCCAGGTGCCCGAGGGCTTTCGGTTTTCCTTCAAAGTGACGGATCAGATCACGACGAAAATATTCCCCAGTCTCCCACGTCATGGCAAACGTGCAGGGCAGCCCAATCCCCACTTCCTCGATGCCGATCTCTTCAAGCAAGCGTTCCTGGCCTCATGCGCTCCGCATCGGGATAAGATCGGCGTACTCATGTTTGAATTCAGCCATTTCCATTCCCGTGATTTTCAACGTGGTCGCGACTTTGTGGAGGCACTGGATACCTTCTTGGCTCAACTCCCCAAAGGCTGGCAATATGGCGTGGAGATTCGCAACAAAACCCTGCTGCATCCCGACTACTTCGCCGTGTTGAGGAAGCATCATGTCACCCACGTTTATAACAACTGGACCCGCATGCCGACCGTCGGGGAGCAGATGGACATTCCTGACAGCCTAACTTGTGATGAGTTCAGCACAGCCCGCTTTCTTCTCAAACCAGGTCGAACCTTCGAGCAAGCCGTGGAGGCTTTTAAGCCCTACACGGAGACCAAAGAAGTAAACGTCGAAGCCCGAGCCTCGGCAGTCCGGCTGGCCCGCAAGCTCATGGTCAAAGGTAAGCCTTGGCCCAGCTTCTTATTTTTCAACAATCGCCTGGAGGGTAACTCACTCTTCACCCTCCTGGCCATTCTGCATGAATTGAATCTCTTCGGTCTGCAACCTGCACCCCCCAAGGATCCAATCGCCTGACACGTTGCCTGATCTTTGGAGACAAGCCCAGAAGTGCATTGACCTTAGCTTCACAAGCTTCGTATTCTAAATCTCTATGAAAGCGATTTTCCACGTCTTGTTCATCAGTCTTCTCGCCTACGCCACCGCTCATGCGGATTGGGTTGTGGTTCAGAAATCCACCACCGACGGCCAAACCTCCGAGTCCACCCTCCAAATCAAAGGCGACCAAACTCGAATGGATCAGGGTAAAGAGATGAGCGTCATCGCCAACAGCACTGCGGGCACATCGGTCATGCTGATGCACGCCCAAAAGGTGATGATGAAAATGGATGCCGAATCCGTCAAGAAACTGATGGCCCGGGCTGGGGCTGCCCTGGGAGGCAATCAACCCGCTGCCGCTCCCACAGCGACCGGCCAAAAGGAAAAAGTCGGGGAATATGACTGTGAGATCTACACCTGGACGGGAGCCTTAGGCACCGGCAAATTCTGGATCGCCAAAGACTTCCCTAACTTCAAAGACCTGAACACAGCTCAAGACAACCTCATGAACGCAATGGGTAACCCCGCTGCAGCGCTCATGCCCAAGGCCTCTGACTTCGCCGGCATGGCGGTCAAAAGCGAGCTGCAAATCATGGGCAAAACTGTGACCTCGGAATTGGTGTCCGCCAAACAA
Protein-coding regions in this window:
- a CDS encoding DUF4412 domain-containing protein; this translates as MKAIFHVLFISLLAYATAHADWVVVQKSTTDGQTSESTLQIKGDQTRMDQGKEMSVIANSTAGTSVMLMHAQKVMMKMDAESVKKLMARAGAALGGNQPAAAPTATGQKEKVGEYDCEIYTWTGALGTGKFWIAKDFPNFKDLNTAQDNLMNAMGNPAAALMPKASDFAGMAVKSELQIMGKTVTSELVSAKQDPVDEAVFTIPTDYQEMKVPGL
- a CDS encoding DUF72 domain-containing protein, with protein sequence MLTSLSPTFPLVPLKAAVAELAAHGVFVGTSSWKYPGWLGLLYDEQRYIHRGRFSESRFQKDCLEEYAQVFRTVCVDAGYYQFPSPQFINDLCSQVPEGFRFSFKVTDQITTKIFPSLPRHGKRAGQPNPHFLDADLFKQAFLASCAPHRDKIGVLMFEFSHFHSRDFQRGRDFVEALDTFLAQLPKGWQYGVEIRNKTLLHPDYFAVLRKHHVTHVYNNWTRMPTVGEQMDIPDSLTCDEFSTARFLLKPGRTFEQAVEAFKPYTETKEVNVEARASAVRLARKLMVKGKPWPSFLFFNNRLEGNSLFTLLAILHELNLFGLQPAPPKDPIA